One genomic region from Chelmon rostratus isolate fCheRos1 chromosome 11, fCheRos1.pri, whole genome shotgun sequence encodes:
- the agpat4 gene encoding 1-acyl-sn-glycerol-3-phosphate acyltransferase delta has protein sequence MGLLQLLKSQFLCHLIICYVFLVSGIIINLLQICTLPLWLVNKQLARRINIRLGYCISSQMVAALEWWSGTECTLYTDPKSYPLYGNENAIVVLNHSFEIDFLCGWTFCERFGVLGSSKALAKKELSYIPIIGWMWYFLENVFCKRKWEEDRRTVAESLQNLHDYPEHFWFLLYCEGTRLTPKKHQISMQVAESKGLPKLKHHLLPRTKGFWVTVQNLRGTAAAVYDSTLNFRDNESPNLLGILNGKKYHADLYVRRIPLELIPEDEAECAAWLHKLYQEKDGFQEHYAQTGRFPSPVVSPPRRPWSLINWLFWACLLLYPLGLLFSELISSGSVLTILVSVALCSAASLGVRWMIGQTEIDRGSAYGNKEVPLNNN, from the exons ATGggtctcctgcagctgctgaaatcCCAGTTCTTGTGCCACCTGATCATCTGCTACGTGTTCCTGGTCAGCGGCATCATCATCAACCTGCTGCAGATCTGTACTTTACCGCTGTGGCTGGTCAACAAGCAGCTGGCCCGCAGGATCAACATCAGACTGGGCTACTGCATCAGCAGCC AGATGGTAGCTGCCCTGGAGTGGTGGTCTGGAACAGAATGCACGCTATACACAGACCCAAAGAGTTATCCACTGTATGGAAATGAGAACGCCATTGTAGTTCTCAACCACAGTTTTGAGATAGACTTCCTGTGTGGCTGGACCTTCTGCGAGAGGTTCGGAGTTCTTGGG AGCTCAAAGGCGTTAGCCAAAAAAGAGCTGAGTTATATACCTATTATTGGCTGGATGTGGTACTTCCTGGAGAACGTTTTCTGCAAGAGGAAGTGGGAGGAAGACCGAAGGACGGTGGCTGAGAGTCTTCAGAACCTGCACGATTACCCAGAACACTTCTGG TTTTTGCTTTACTGTGAAGGCACACGCTTGACACCGAAGAAGCACCAGATCAGCATGCAGGTGGCTGAGAGCAAAGGTTTACCCAAGCTGAAGCATCATCTCCTGCCCCGGACCAAAGGATTCTGGGTGACTGTCCAGAACCTCAGAGGAACCG ctgcagctgtttatgATTCCACGCTGAACTTCAGAGACAACGAATCACCGAACCTGCTCGGCATTCTCAACGGGAAGAAATATCACGCGGACCTGTATGTGAG GAGGATCCCTCTAGAGCTgatcccagaggatgaagcagagTGTGCTGCCTGGCTCCACAAGCTCTACCAGGAAAAG GACGGCTTTCAGGAGCACTACGCACAGACAGGGCGTTTCCCCAGCCCTGTAGTGAGCCCTCCCCGCCGACCCTGGTCTTTGATCAACTGGCTCTTCTGGGCCTGCTTGCTCCTCTACCCGCTAGGCCTGCTTTTCTCTGAGCTGATCAGCTCTGGATCAGTGCTGACCATCTTAGTGTCCgtggctctctgctctgcag